A genomic segment from Triticum dicoccoides isolate Atlit2015 ecotype Zavitan chromosome 1A, WEW_v2.0, whole genome shotgun sequence encodes:
- the LOC119360552 gene encoding gamma-gliadin-like yields the protein MKTFLIFALLAMAMNTATAARQLNPSNKELQSPQQSFSHQQQPFPQQPYPQQPYPSQQPYPSQQPFPTPQQQFPQQSQQSFPQPQQPTPLKPQQPSLQQPQQPQQPFPQPQQPFSWQPQQPFPQTQQSFPLQPQQPFPQQAQQPFPQPQLPFPHQPEQIIPQQPEQIIPQQPQQPFPLQPQQAFPQQPQQPFPXQPQQPFPQQPQQTFPQQPQQPFPLQPQQPFPLRPQQPFSHQPQQSQQSFPQPQPQQPQQPSILQPQQPQQSQQPFLQPQQQLSQQLEQTISQQPQQPFPQQPHQPQQPYPQQQPSVSSLTSIGGQ from the exons ATGAAGACCTTCCTCATCTTTGCTCTCCTTGCCATGGCGATGAACACCGCCACTGCCGCTAGGCAGCTAAACCCTAGCAACAAAGAGTTACAATCACCTCAACAATCATTTTCCCATCAACAACAACCATTTCCACAGCAGCCATATCCACAACAACCATATCCATCACAGCAACCATATCCATCACAACAACCATTTCCCACACCCCAACAACAATTTCCCCAGCAATCACAACAATCATTTCCCCAGCCACAACAACCGACCCCCTTAAAACCACAACAACCATCCCTCCAGCAACCCCAACAACCACAACAACCTTTTCCACAGCCCCAACAACCATTTTCCTGGCAACCACAACAACCATTTCCCCAGACCCAACAATCGTTCCCTCTGCAACCACAACAGCCATTCCCCCAGCAAGCCCAACAACCATTTCCCCAGCCCCAACTACCATTCCCCCATCAACCAGAACAAATAATTCCCCAGCAACCAGAACAAATAATTCCCCAACAACCCCAACAACCATTCCCCCTGCAACCCCAACAAGCATTCCCCCAGCAACCCCAACAACCATTTCCCN TGCAACCGCAACAACCATTCCCCCAACAACCACAACAAACATTCCCTCAACAACCACAACAACCTTTCCCTCTACAACCACAACAACCATTCCCCCTACGACCGCAACAACCATTTTCCCATCAACCCCAACAATCACAACAATCATTTCCCCAGCCCCAACCCCAACAACCACAACAACCATCCATCCTGCAACCACAACAACCACAACAATCACAACAACCATTTCTGCAGCCCCAACAGCAATTATCCCAGCAACTAGAACAAACAATTTCCCAGCAACCCCAACAACCATTCCCCCAGCAACCACACCAACCTCAACAACCATATCCACAACAACAACCATCTGTGAGTAGTCTTACAAGCATCGGTGGCCAATGA